A region from the Brassica napus cultivar Da-Ae chromosome C8, Da-Ae, whole genome shotgun sequence genome encodes:
- the LOC106431160 gene encoding high mobility group B protein 2 translates to MKGGKSKTETRSSKLSVAKKPAKAAGRSKAAAKDPNKPKRPASAFFVFMEDFRQTYKKEHPSNKSVAAVGKAGGEKWKSLSDSEKAPFVAKADKRKVEYEKTMKAYNKKLEEGPKEDEEESDKSVSEVNDEDDADDGSDEEEDDD, encoded by the exons ATGAAAGGAGGTAAATCAAAGACTGAAACCAGGAGCTCCAA GCTCTCTGTGGCCAAGAAGCCTGCTAAAGCAGCAGGTCGCAGCAAAGCGGCGGCTAAGGATCCTAACAAACCTAAGAGGCCAGCCAGTGCCTTCTTCGTTTTCAT GGAGGACTTTCGCCAGACTTACAAGAAGGAACACCCCAGCAACAAATCTGTTGCCGCT GTTGGTAAAGCTGGTGGAGAAAAGTGGAAGTCCTTGTCCGACTCT GAGAAGGCTCCCTTCGTAGCTAAGGCTGATAAGCGCAAGGTTGAGTATGAGAAGACCATGAAAGCCTACAACAAGAAGCTG GAGGAAGGTCCAAAGGAGGACGAGGAGGAATCTGACAAGTCTGTGTCCGAGGTGAATGATGAGGATGATGCCGATGATGGTAGTGATGAG GAGGAAGACGATGACTAA